The Rhodopseudomonas palustris genome window below encodes:
- a CDS encoding Ig-like domain-containing protein, with translation MRLSYVNAALAVAALLPGLASLPAAAQVEVVSETTATRLDITAEPSVPGRFVLNATVRTGYGAGVPDGRVVFYDLSTSTVLGWIDAGKPSLTVDGLKPGRHLLRADYAGSASRLPLIVLPSQSAEVALDVLAQPRLTLSSSDAAPAPGAVVTLTAAVTGPHGLPTGTVSFRDGDRVIAAHVPLDRTGLAAFTTSALDNGVGGIVVVYEGDHHYARATAQLAPNEDRALALAAAPRM, from the coding sequence ATGCGTTTGTCATACGTGAATGCCGCGCTTGCCGTTGCGGCGCTGCTGCCCGGACTGGCCAGCCTCCCTGCCGCCGCGCAGGTCGAGGTGGTGTCTGAAACAACTGCCACCCGCCTGGATATCACCGCCGAGCCCAGTGTTCCCGGCAGGTTCGTGTTGAACGCGACCGTCCGCACCGGTTACGGCGCCGGCGTTCCTGACGGCCGGGTAGTGTTCTACGATCTGTCGACCAGCACCGTGCTGGGCTGGATCGATGCCGGCAAACCGAGCCTCACGGTCGACGGCCTCAAGCCGGGGCGGCATCTGCTGCGCGCCGATTACGCCGGCAGCGCCAGCCGGCTGCCGCTGATCGTGCTGCCGAGCCAGTCGGCCGAGGTCGCGCTCGATGTGCTGGCCCAGCCGCGCCTGACGTTGTCGTCGTCCGATGCTGCTCCGGCACCCGGCGCGGTGGTGACGCTGACCGCCGCCGTCACCGGTCCGCACGGTCTGCCGACCGGCACGGTAAGCTTCCGCGACGGTGACCGGGTGATCGCCGCGCACGTGCCGCTCGATCGCACCGGACTGGCGGCATTCACCACCTCGGCACTCGACAATGGCGTCGGCGGCATTGTGGTCGTGTACGAAGGCGATCATCACTACGCGCGGGCCACTGCGCAGCTGGCACCGAACGAAGATCGCGCGCTCGCGCTCGCCGCCGCCCCGCGGATGTAG
- a CDS encoding inner membrane-spanning protein YciB: MKAVFAKLGSDFFSTIVFVVLYFSTGNVALATIVAVLGAVGQFIYAKVKGQRLDVMAYASVALVVVLGGATLLTNDPRFVLIKPSVGHIAVGLLMLRRDWMLRYVPPIVGDTIPDYVRIAGYAWAALMLVLGAGVIAAALTGDIKLWTFYVMVIAPAFKVAAFAAQYLVFRFAIRSRRRASAATAAPAASTPIPAES, translated from the coding sequence ATGAAGGCGGTGTTCGCCAAGCTCGGCAGCGACTTCTTCTCCACCATCGTCTTCGTGGTGCTGTATTTCTCGACCGGCAACGTCGCGCTGGCGACGATCGTCGCCGTGCTCGGCGCGGTCGGGCAGTTCATCTACGCCAAAGTAAAGGGCCAGCGGCTCGACGTGATGGCCTATGCCAGCGTCGCGCTGGTGGTGGTGCTCGGCGGCGCCACGCTGCTGACCAACGATCCGCGCTTCGTCCTGATCAAGCCCAGCGTCGGCCACATCGCGGTCGGGCTGCTGATGCTGCGCCGGGACTGGATGCTGCGCTACGTGCCGCCGATCGTCGGCGACACCATCCCGGACTATGTGCGGATCGCCGGTTACGCGTGGGCGGCGCTGATGCTGGTGCTCGGCGCCGGGGTAATCGCGGCGGCGCTGACCGGCGATATCAAGCTGTGGACGTTCTACGTGATGGTGATCGCGCCGGCGTTCAAAGTCGCAGCGTTCGCCGCGCAGTATCTGGTGTTTCGCTTCGCGATCCGCAGCCGGCGGCGGGCCTCAGCCGCGACTGCAGCACCGGCCGCATCGACGCCGATCCCGGCCGAATCTTAG